The Caldanaerobius fijiensis DSM 17918 genome includes a region encoding these proteins:
- a CDS encoding phage holin family protein: MLGAIVRFIVSALVLLVISYLLPGFRVAGFWGALIAAVVIAVLGWVVESIFGDKISPQRRGIVGFLVAAVVIYASQFIVPGAISVSIWGALIASLVIGIVDAFVPTELR, translated from the coding sequence ATGCTAGGAGCTATTGTGAGATTTATTGTTTCAGCATTGGTGCTGTTAGTAATATCATATCTTTTACCCGGATTCAGGGTTGCAGGCTTTTGGGGTGCACTGATAGCAGCGGTCGTAATTGCGGTTTTAGGATGGGTTGTAGAGAGCATATTTGGCGATAAAATATCTCCACAAAGAAGGGGAATAGTAGGTTTTCTGGTCGCGGCGGTTGTGATTTATGCATCACAGTTTATTGTACCTGGTGCGATTAGCGTTTCTATATGGGGTGCTTTAATAGCTTCATTGGTTATAGGAATAGTAGATGCCTTTGTTCCCACGGAGTTGAGGTGA
- the rpsT gene encoding 30S ribosomal protein S20: MANTKSAKKRIKITKVRTLRNRRVKNAVKIAIKDFMSKLNSGDVTAATEAFKNAVRVLDKAVTKGVLHKNNAANKKSKLASKLNKVLSASAESTSA; encoded by the coding sequence TTGGCGAATACAAAATCAGCAAAGAAAAGAATTAAAATAACCAAAGTCAGGACTTTAAGGAATAGAAGGGTAAAAAACGCGGTAAAAATAGCTATAAAAGATTTTATGAGCAAATTAAACTCTGGCGATGTAACAGCGGCTACCGAGGCGTTTAAAAATGCCGTTAGGGTTTTAGATAAAGCCGTTACAAAAGGTGTTTTGCACAAAAACAATGCCGCTAATAAAAAGTCAAAATTAGCTTCTAAGTTAAATAAGGTACTTAGCGCTAGCGCAGAAAGCACCAGCGCATAA
- the holA gene encoding DNA polymerase III subunit delta, giving the protein MFLKELNKLAENVKNGFFLLAGEEDYLIDLFLQKVQEKYDQVNVSTFREKMKAQDIIDACDTVPFFSQNKLVIVRDSVDDEQKLADYIQDIPSFTCLIYVKKDIDKRTGFYKAAKRYGVIYEFNKLKAYELERWLVDYAREKNIRLEERAASYLTQMVSDLRDGVNCIDVLVSYVYPGKEIGLQNVKDFYGRLIDDNIFDFIDSVQAGNGGSIKNLNDLIVKGVNPLYILSMLEWQYRLLIKARLLLNQSVQNVPERLGVHRYAAEKIVNIAKKHKMDYFVRGMRLCLEAEQDIKTGAIKDELAIEILAARLVSAQK; this is encoded by the coding sequence ATGTTTTTGAAAGAGCTAAATAAGCTGGCAGAAAACGTAAAAAACGGCTTTTTCCTGTTGGCAGGTGAAGAAGACTATCTTATAGATTTGTTTTTGCAAAAAGTCCAAGAAAAATATGACCAGGTCAACGTCAGCACTTTTCGAGAAAAAATGAAGGCACAGGATATTATAGACGCATGCGATACAGTACCTTTTTTTTCGCAAAATAAATTGGTGATCGTGAGAGATTCTGTAGATGACGAGCAAAAGCTGGCTGATTATATACAGGATATTCCATCATTTACGTGCCTTATTTACGTTAAAAAAGACATAGATAAAAGGACAGGATTTTATAAAGCTGCAAAGAGATATGGTGTGATATATGAGTTTAACAAATTAAAGGCTTATGAACTGGAGAGATGGTTAGTAGATTACGCAAGAGAAAAAAACATTCGATTGGAAGAAAGAGCGGCGTCCTATCTTACTCAAATGGTATCAGATCTAAGGGATGGCGTAAATTGTATCGATGTATTGGTATCTTATGTATATCCAGGTAAGGAGATAGGCCTTCAAAATGTAAAAGATTTTTATGGAAGACTTATTGATGACAATATCTTTGATTTTATTGACAGCGTGCAGGCAGGGAATGGTGGTTCTATAAAGAATTTAAATGATCTAATAGTAAAAGGCGTAAATCCCTTGTATATTTTATCCATGTTAGAGTGGCAGTACAGGTTGCTCATAAAAGCACGGCTTCTCTTAAATCAAAGCGTTCAGAACGTGCCCGAGAGATTAGGTGTTCACAGATACGCAGCTGAAAAGATTGTGAATATAGCTAAAAAACACAAAATGGATTATTTTGTACGAGGCATGAGGTTGTGCCTTGAGGCAGAGCAGGATATAAAAACAGGGGCAATAAAAGATGAATTAGCTATCGAGATATTAGCTGCCAGGCTTGTAAGCGCGCAAAAGTAA